In Candidatus Hamiltonella defensa 5AT (Acyrthosiphon pisum), one genomic interval encodes:
- the ltrA gene encoding group II intron reverse transcriptase/maturase: protein MPMANVINQNYEQQLEWHAINWRVVTAMINNLRQRIYRASATGDLKKVRNLQKLMMKSRANHLLAIRKVTQVNRGKHTAGVDNQVINDHKGREHLYKLLSQTTSEKVYPVKRVYIAKKNGKKRPLGIPTILDRCRQAIVKSALEPYWEAKFEPVSYGFRPGRSAHDAIQKIFCIARARGTRHWVLDADIKGAFDNIDHNFLIKKIGGFPERNMIKQWLQAGVLEHGNYIPNVAGTPQGGIISPLLANIALHGMETLLGIQYWKNGTPKQGQPYAVVRYADDFVVFGKSREECETAKIKLQIWLAQRGLALSEEKTSIKHLKEGFDFLGFNIRHYDNRHRKRGYILLTKPSKESMKRYKQQMRMTWKGIIGMPTQEGIRQLNAKIIGWCNYYRIGASKRTFSALDQWMWIRQRRYLYRRHPNKHWWWRRKHYLGKIPGREDYSVFMDKSTGGFLWKHAWTKIQRHWLVPKNASPDNPELRDYWRNRQARKQPFIYGVKVNLYKRQKGYCPLCDQELDNGEQLHVHHIQPKAEGGDNKLANLRLLHANCHRQLHSKKGKMLK from the coding sequence ATGCCTATGGCAAACGTAATAAATCAAAACTATGAACAACAACTGGAATGGCATGCTATTAACTGGCGTGTTGTGACAGCCATGATTAATAATCTAAGGCAAAGAATATATAGGGCTTCAGCAACAGGTGACTTAAAGAAAGTCAGAAATCTGCAAAAACTCATGATGAAATCAAGAGCTAACCATCTTCTGGCTATCAGGAAAGTCACTCAGGTCAATCGGGGAAAACACACGGCTGGAGTAGATAATCAGGTAATTAATGACCATAAAGGACGAGAACATCTTTATAAGTTATTAAGCCAAACAACTTCAGAAAAGGTTTATCCAGTAAAACGAGTTTACATAGCAAAAAAGAATGGAAAAAAACGCCCTCTTGGGATCCCAACCATTCTCGACCGCTGTAGACAAGCGATAGTTAAATCGGCGCTGGAACCTTATTGGGAAGCAAAATTTGAACCAGTCAGCTACGGATTTAGACCGGGGCGAAGTGCCCATGACGCAATACAAAAAATTTTCTGTATTGCCAGAGCACGAGGGACACGGCACTGGGTACTAGATGCAGATATTAAAGGCGCATTTGACAACATTGACCATAATTTTCTCATAAAAAAAATCGGGGGATTCCCCGAAAGAAACATGATTAAACAATGGTTACAAGCCGGTGTGCTGGAACATGGCAACTATATACCCAATGTTGCAGGTACTCCGCAAGGCGGGATTATCAGTCCACTACTGGCCAATATTGCACTCCACGGAATGGAGACCTTACTGGGTATTCAATACTGGAAAAACGGCACGCCAAAACAAGGGCAACCTTATGCAGTAGTTCGTTATGCGGATGATTTTGTCGTATTCGGTAAATCCCGTGAAGAGTGCGAAACTGCCAAAATAAAGTTGCAAATTTGGTTAGCTCAGAGAGGGTTAGCTCTTTCTGAAGAAAAAACCAGTATCAAACACTTGAAGGAAGGATTCGACTTCCTGGGATTTAATATACGACATTATGACAATCGCCACAGAAAACGGGGATATATATTGTTAACGAAGCCCTCAAAGGAGTCGATGAAAAGGTACAAACAGCAAATGAGAATGACCTGGAAAGGTATTATCGGTATGCCGACACAAGAAGGAATAAGACAACTGAATGCCAAGATAATAGGATGGTGTAATTACTATCGTATTGGTGCTTCAAAAAGAACATTCAGTGCATTAGACCAATGGATGTGGATCCGCCAACGTAGATATTTGTATCGACGTCATCCCAATAAACACTGGTGGTGGCGAAGAAAACACTACTTAGGCAAGATACCAGGTAGAGAAGACTATTCAGTATTTATGGATAAATCAACCGGTGGATTTCTTTGGAAGCATGCATGGACAAAAATACAGCGTCATTGGCTAGTTCCAAAAAATGCTTCCCCCGACAATCCGGAATTGCGTGACTATTGGCGTAATAGGCAGGCACGTAAACAGCCTTTTATTTACGGTGTCAAAGTTAACCTCTATAAGCGACAGAAAGGTTATTGTCCTCTCTGTGATCAAGAGTTGGACAATGGTGAACAATTGCATGTTCATCATATTCAGCCTAAAGCTGAAGGGGGTGACAACAAGCTGGCTAATCTAAGATTGTTACATGCTAATTGCCACAGACAATTACATAGCAAAAAAGGAAAAATGTTGAAGTGA
- the rplI gene encoding 50S ribosomal protein L9, with the protein MEVILLDEIENFGQLGDKVKVKRGFARNFLLPKGKAVLATKKNMAYFDERRSELESKAAKAIEEAKARARAINELASLTIASKAGSEGRLFGSIGTRDIAKSLSDAGIPVMKNEVRLLNGFLRTLGEHEVHFKIYNGVFAQLKVIIISED; encoded by the coding sequence ATGGAAGTCATATTGTTAGATGAAATAGAAAATTTTGGTCAATTAGGTGACAAGGTAAAGGTAAAACGAGGTTTTGCTCGAAATTTCCTTTTGCCAAAAGGGAAGGCAGTTCTTGCCACTAAAAAAAATATGGCTTATTTTGATGAGCGGCGCTCTGAATTAGAATCCAAAGCAGCTAAGGCTATTGAAGAAGCCAAGGCACGTGCGCGCGCTATTAACGAATTAGCTAGCCTAACTATTGCTTCTAAAGCAGGGAGTGAAGGTAGGCTCTTTGGTTCCATAGGAACTCGTGATATCGCGAAGTCACTGAGCGATGCAGGTATTCCTGTTATGAAAAATGAAGTTCGATTATTAAATGGCTTTTTGAGAACTTTGGGCGAACATGAAGTTCATTTCAAAATATACAATGGTGTGTTTGCACAGCTGAAAGTTATTATTATTTCAGAAGATTAG
- a CDS encoding LD-carboxypeptidase, with amino-acid sequence MKRFCIFIFLLSFIFSFQLAAQEKSVIHLISSSTEYNEEMIPGIIKMFEEEGYVVDTRYLNQQTSDFGYVNTDKSRAKTLISALVDDNVKYLWFIRGGAGAINLLPYLEDAKDKIKKSSPKIIVGFSDVTAIHHFINKYIMWPSIHGVFASSNKNLYVTHDQEKSKMNMMGMNTDVKTIFSATKNGVEYNGIIPLNDLAMKNISGKLFGGNLTLIKSLFSTKYEKSNSHDIIIMEDTNGDYRQLDRSLHQLIYRNEFKPKGIIFGQFYSISANDEERLIFKTVIKNFAAQAPYPVYYYPFFGHGKTNHPFIFLNDVKINCEIKNEYCSLKQEKMVWGNTSK; translated from the coding sequence ATGAAAAGATTTTGCATTTTTATTTTTTTGTTAAGCTTTATTTTTTCATTTCAGCTCGCTGCACAAGAAAAATCGGTGATCCATCTGATATCAAGTTCAACTGAATATAACGAAGAAATGATTCCTGGCATCATTAAAATGTTCGAGGAAGAGGGATATGTCGTGGATACGCGATATCTCAACCAACAGACCTCTGATTTTGGCTATGTTAATACGGATAAAAGCAGAGCCAAGACGCTGATTAGTGCTTTGGTCGATGATAATGTTAAATATTTATGGTTCATACGCGGTGGGGCAGGGGCAATAAATTTACTACCGTATCTTGAAGATGCTAAAGATAAGATAAAAAAATCATCGCCAAAAATTATTGTGGGTTTTAGTGATGTTACCGCCATCCATCATTTTATCAATAAATATATCATGTGGCCTTCAATTCATGGAGTTTTCGCGTCCTCCAACAAAAATTTGTACGTTACTCATGATCAGGAAAAATCAAAAATGAATATGATGGGTATGAATACTGATGTAAAGACGATTTTTTCTGCAACCAAAAACGGCGTTGAGTACAACGGCATTATCCCCCTTAATGATTTGGCGATGAAAAATATTTCAGGGAAGCTGTTTGGAGGCAATCTGACTTTGATAAAATCACTCTTCTCAACAAAATATGAAAAATCAAATTCTCACGATATCATCATCATGGAAGATACGAATGGGGACTATCGTCAACTTGATCGGTCTTTACATCAGTTGATTTACAGAAATGAATTTAAACCTAAAGGCATCATTTTTGGGCAATTTTATTCTATTTCTGCCAACGATGAAGAGAGATTAATATTTAAAACAGTGATTAAAAATTTTGCAGCTCAAGCACCCTACCCTGTTTACTATTATCCATTCTTTGGCCATGGAAAAACCAACCACCCATTTATTTTTTTAAATGATGTCAAGATAAATTGCGAGATCAAAAATGAGTATTGTTCTTTAAAACAGGAAAAAATGGTGTGGGGGAATACATCAAAATAG
- the secB gene encoding protein-export chaperone SecB, with translation MLEEENSQMICQIYRIYTKDISFEAPGAPQIFQKEGSPDIKLDLDTSSNLLAENTHEVVLRITLTATIEGQTSFLCEVQQAGIFFIKNIENMQLKHCLGAYCPNILFPYARECISNLVSKGSFPHLHLEPINFDSLFMNYVQQEAEKQNESDPIIIKNSEQD, from the coding sequence ATGTTAGAAGAAGAAAATTCACAAATGATCTGTCAAATTTACCGTATTTATACCAAGGATATTTCATTTGAAGCCCCTGGCGCTCCTCAAATTTTTCAAAAGGAGGGGAGCCCTGATATCAAACTTGATTTGGACACCAGTTCAAATCTATTAGCTGAAAATACACATGAAGTGGTATTACGTATCACACTCACAGCCACCATAGAGGGTCAAACCTCATTTCTTTGTGAAGTTCAACAAGCAGGGATTTTTTTCATTAAAAATATTGAAAATATGCAATTAAAGCATTGTTTAGGTGCCTACTGCCCGAATATTTTATTTCCTTATGCGCGTGAGTGCATCAGCAACCTGGTTTCGAAAGGATCCTTTCCTCACCTTCACCTCGAGCCCATTAATTTTGATAGCCTTTTTATGAATTATGTACAGCAGGAAGCTGAAAAACAAAACGAATCAGATCCCATCATTATTAAAAATAGCGAACAAGATTAA
- the ubiK gene encoding ubiquinone biosynthesis accessory factor UbiK, producing MLNPEMIAKMAEKLQKSIPKSVLTFGEDVEKKIRQGLQFQLSRLDLISREEFDVQTQVLLRTRENLTLLEQRVQKLEAKLSEKKDI from the coding sequence ATGCTTAATCCAGAAATGATTGCAAAAATGGCTGAAAAATTGCAAAAGTCTATTCCTAAAAGTGTGCTGACTTTCGGAGAAGATGTAGAAAAAAAAATTCGCCAGGGATTACAATTTCAGTTGAGCCGCCTTGATTTAATCAGCCGTGAAGAGTTTGATGTTCAAACTCAGGTCCTGTTGAGAACCAGGGAGAATCTGACCTTGTTAGAGCAACGGGTTCAAAAGCTGGAAGCAAAATTATCAGAAAAAAAGGACATTTAG
- the lolA gene encoding outer membrane lipoprotein chaperone LolA, with protein sequence MIKKKWLFVLSLFITITAPFLLADPQKDLQQRLNESKNFYAHFLQKVSRLDGTVIQEARGELWLKHPNLFDLHMMPDESRLISDGETLWFYNPMLEQVTANWLKNAVGNTPFMLIAYHDPKNWEKYQVEQKGDTFQLIPKIQTGDFKQFSINITPEGIINSFRVLEENQISEYVFQNQSKKPIASSKFTFTVPLKVTLDDQRQ encoded by the coding sequence ATGATCAAAAAAAAATGGCTATTCGTTTTATCTTTATTCATCACTATAACTGCCCCTTTTCTTTTAGCTGATCCCCAGAAAGATTTACAGCAGCGTCTTAATGAATCCAAAAATTTTTATGCGCACTTTTTACAAAAAGTATCACGCCTGGATGGCACTGTAATACAGGAAGCACGAGGAGAATTATGGCTAAAACACCCCAATCTTTTTGATTTGCACATGATGCCCGATGAAAGCCGCCTGATTTCTGATGGTGAAACCCTCTGGTTTTACAATCCAATGCTGGAACAGGTGACAGCAAACTGGTTAAAAAATGCAGTGGGCAATACCCCCTTTATGTTAATCGCTTATCATGATCCTAAAAATTGGGAAAAATATCAGGTTGAGCAGAAAGGGGATACTTTTCAACTCATTCCAAAAATTCAAACAGGCGATTTCAAACAGTTTTCGATAAACATTACACCCGAGGGGATAATTAATAGTTTCCGTGTTCTGGAAGAAAATCAAATCAGCGAATATGTATTTCAAAACCAAAGCAAAAAACCGATCGCCTCCTCAAAATTTACCTTTACAGTGCCTCTTAAGGTGACTCTAGACGATCAGCGTCAATAA
- the parE gene encoding DNA topoisomerase IV subunit B yields the protein MTMNHYNASSIEVLTGLEPVRRRPGMYTETTRPNHLAQEVIDNSVDEALEGKARRIDVTVYPDHSLKVSDNGRGMPVDLHPEEQVPAIELILSRLHAGGKFSNKNYHFSGGLHGVGLSVVNALSLRLEVTVKRGGQIYRIAFEKGNKTEDLEIIGTCAQRDTGTCVHFWPDASFFDTPHFSISRLSHLLKAKAVLCPSLQIVFKNELNNTEQRWCYEDGLKHYLIETLGASVTLPKFPFLGSFSEETKAVDWALCWLPEGGGELLTESYVNLIPTTQGGTHVNGLRQGLLDALREFCEFRQHLPRGVKLSGEDVWVGCAYLLSVKMQDPQFSGQTKERFSSRQCATFVSTVVKDAFSLWLNQNLSEAEQLAEMVINNAQQRLRAAKKVVRKKLTSGPALPGKLADCSSQDVQQTELFLVEGDSAGGSAKQARDRQYQAVMPLKGKILNTWEVSSDEVLASKEVHDISVAIGMDPESEDLSALRYGKICILADADSDGLHIATLLCALFFRHFRSLVQAGHIYVAMPPLYRIDLGKEVFYALDEEEKKRILGDLKQKRGTPNVQRFKGLGEMNPVQLRETTLDPNTRRLVQLRVQDNEMDHTVAIIDMLLAKKRSEDRRHWLQEKGDIAEVNL from the coding sequence ATGACTATGAATCATTATAACGCCAGTTCCATCGAAGTGCTGACGGGCTTAGAGCCTGTCCGACGTCGCCCGGGTATGTATACCGAGACCACTCGCCCGAATCATTTGGCACAAGAAGTGATCGATAATAGTGTTGATGAAGCTCTAGAAGGGAAGGCGCGACGCATTGATGTCACCGTTTATCCTGATCATTCTCTTAAAGTCAGTGACAATGGCCGTGGTATGCCGGTCGATCTCCATCCCGAAGAGCAGGTTCCTGCCATTGAGTTAATCTTGTCTCGCCTGCATGCAGGGGGAAAATTTTCAAATAAAAATTATCACTTCTCAGGCGGCTTACATGGTGTCGGGCTGTCTGTTGTAAACGCTTTGTCTCTTCGACTTGAAGTGACCGTAAAACGCGGGGGACAAATTTATCGCATCGCCTTTGAGAAAGGGAACAAAACCGAGGATTTGGAAATCATAGGCACCTGTGCTCAACGGGATACCGGCACCTGTGTACACTTTTGGCCGGATGCCTCCTTTTTTGATACCCCGCATTTTTCAATATCTCGGTTATCTCATTTATTAAAGGCTAAAGCGGTTTTGTGCCCCTCTCTGCAGATCGTTTTTAAAAATGAACTGAATAATACGGAGCAACGTTGGTGCTATGAGGACGGACTAAAGCATTACTTAATAGAAACACTGGGAGCCAGCGTGACTCTCCCTAAATTCCCTTTTTTAGGCAGTTTTTCAGAGGAAACCAAAGCGGTTGACTGGGCGTTATGCTGGCTCCCTGAAGGCGGCGGGGAATTACTCACAGAAAGCTACGTGAATTTGATCCCCACGACGCAAGGCGGCACCCATGTGAATGGGTTGCGTCAGGGTCTGCTGGATGCCTTACGTGAATTCTGTGAATTCCGCCAACATTTGCCGAGGGGGGTGAAGCTCTCTGGTGAGGATGTTTGGGTAGGGTGTGCTTATCTTTTATCCGTTAAAATGCAGGATCCTCAGTTTTCGGGTCAAACAAAAGAACGCTTTTCTTCGAGGCAATGTGCCACTTTTGTGTCAACGGTGGTGAAAGATGCCTTTAGTTTATGGTTGAACCAAAATCTATCAGAAGCAGAGCAGTTAGCCGAGATGGTCATCAACAATGCTCAGCAACGGTTGCGGGCTGCCAAAAAGGTCGTTCGTAAAAAATTAACCAGTGGCCCTGCTTTACCAGGAAAACTGGCCGATTGTAGTTCACAGGATGTACAGCAAACCGAGCTCTTTTTGGTTGAAGGAGATTCCGCAGGGGGATCGGCTAAGCAAGCCCGTGATCGACAATATCAAGCAGTGATGCCGCTCAAGGGCAAAATTCTCAACACTTGGGAAGTCTCTTCCGATGAAGTTTTAGCCTCGAAAGAGGTTCATGATATTTCTGTCGCCATAGGAATGGATCCAGAAAGCGAAGATTTGAGTGCACTTCGTTACGGTAAAATTTGTATTTTGGCGGATGCAGATTCCGATGGCTTACACATTGCAACCTTGTTGTGTGCGCTATTTTTTCGGCATTTTCGATCTTTAGTACAAGCCGGACATATTTATGTCGCTATGCCGCCTCTATATCGTATTGATCTCGGCAAAGAGGTGTTTTATGCCTTGGATGAAGAGGAAAAAAAACGTATTTTAGGTGATTTGAAGCAAAAACGCGGAACGCCGAATGTTCAGCGTTTTAAAGGCTTGGGTGAAATGAACCCGGTGCAATTACGCGAAACAACCTTAGATCCGAATACGCGCCGCTTGGTGCAGTTAAGAGTACAAGACAATGAGATGGATCACACTGTGGCCATCATAGATATGCTGTTAGCAAAAAAACGTTCGGAAGATCGCCGACATTGGCTCCAAGAGAAAGGCGACATCGCTGAAGTCAATTTGTGA
- the parC gene encoding DNA topoisomerase IV subunit A, with product MNQFTQPTEDYLALHTFTEKAYLNYSMYVIMDRALPFIGDGLKPVQRRIVYAMSELGLNNTAKFKKSARAVGDVLGKYHPHGDSACYEAMVLMAQPFSYRYPLVDGQGNWGAPDDPKSFAAMRYTESRLSKYAEVLLRELGEGTVDWQANFDGTLQEPKMLPARLPNILLNGTTGIAVGMATDIPPHNIKEIAYALIQLIDQPQISLKELMRWVQGPDFPTEAEIISPREEIEQIYRTGRGSIRMRAVWKKEEGNAVITALPHQVSGAKILEQIAQQMRAKKLPMLEDLRDESDHEHPTRLIIMPRHHGVHLEAVMNHLFATTDLEKSVRINMNMIGLDQRPLVKGLVSILTEWLTFRRATLRRRLLFNLDKILKRLHVLKGLLVAFLNIDEVIHIIRTEDEQKSFLISRFGLSLIQADAILELKLRHLAKLEEINIRAEQDALEKESGTLQSLLASEKKLNNLIKKDIQDDACLYGQNRRSPLVQRTASKESNENEVLPSEPVTVILSKMGWARCAKGHEIDPVGLNYKKSDAFYAMARGKSHQSFVLLDSTGRTYALDPMKLPHARHQGEPVMGKLTPPQGAVVKALMMAEPEQSYLMASDAGYGFICTFADMVAKNRGGKILMTLPEGAQILPPLLITHANHYLLSITALGRMLIFSMADLPTLSKGKGNKIISILSADWQAGLDRVIHLFMLPPNQSVTLYSGKRKLHLTHQHLQKFCSQRGKRGTLLPRGFQRIDKIDMI from the coding sequence ATGAATCAATTCACCCAGCCAACAGAAGATTATTTGGCACTCCATACCTTTACTGAAAAGGCCTATTTAAATTATTCGATGTACGTCATTATGGATCGGGCTCTGCCCTTTATCGGGGATGGTTTAAAGCCCGTGCAGCGCCGTATCGTCTATGCGATGTCCGAACTGGGCTTAAATAACACCGCCAAATTTAAAAAATCAGCTCGTGCTGTGGGTGATGTGCTGGGTAAGTACCATCCACATGGCGACAGCGCCTGTTATGAAGCGATGGTGCTAATGGCACAACCCTTCTCTTACCGTTATCCCTTGGTCGATGGTCAAGGGAATTGGGGCGCACCCGATGATCCTAAATCCTTTGCTGCAATGCGTTATACCGAATCTCGTTTATCAAAATATGCAGAAGTCCTGCTCAGAGAATTAGGGGAAGGCACGGTCGATTGGCAGGCGAATTTTGACGGAACTTTGCAAGAACCTAAGATGCTTCCTGCACGTCTGCCCAATATTTTGCTTAATGGCACCACAGGGATAGCGGTCGGCATGGCAACGGATATTCCACCTCATAATATTAAAGAAATAGCGTATGCATTGATCCAACTGATTGATCAGCCTCAGATCTCACTCAAAGAACTGATGCGCTGGGTACAAGGCCCTGATTTTCCCACTGAGGCTGAAATCATCTCGCCCAGAGAAGAAATAGAGCAGATATATCGCACGGGTCGAGGGTCTATACGAATGCGGGCTGTTTGGAAAAAAGAAGAGGGAAATGCTGTCATCACCGCCTTACCCCATCAAGTCTCAGGCGCAAAAATACTGGAACAAATTGCACAACAAATGCGGGCAAAAAAATTGCCTATGCTGGAAGATTTACGAGATGAATCGGATCATGAACATCCCACTCGGTTAATTATTATGCCGCGCCATCACGGTGTTCATTTAGAGGCCGTGATGAATCACCTCTTTGCTACCACAGATCTAGAAAAAAGTGTTCGTATTAATATGAATATGATTGGCCTGGATCAACGACCGTTGGTCAAAGGCTTGGTTTCGATTCTCACTGAATGGTTGACTTTTCGACGAGCCACTTTGCGTCGGCGGCTTCTCTTTAATCTCGATAAAATTTTAAAGCGTCTGCATGTCTTAAAAGGTTTATTGGTTGCTTTTTTAAATATCGACGAAGTGATTCATATTATTCGTACAGAAGATGAACAAAAATCTTTTTTAATAAGTCGTTTTGGGCTCTCGCTAATACAGGCCGACGCTATTTTAGAGCTTAAATTGCGCCACTTAGCGAAATTAGAGGAAATCAACATTCGAGCGGAACAAGACGCGTTAGAAAAAGAAAGCGGTACACTTCAAAGTCTATTGGCTTCAGAAAAAAAACTCAATAATTTGATCAAAAAAGATATTCAGGATGATGCGTGTCTTTATGGTCAAAACCGGCGTTCTCCTTTGGTTCAACGCACTGCCAGTAAAGAGAGCAATGAAAATGAGGTCCTGCCTTCTGAACCTGTGACTGTGATCTTATCCAAAATGGGTTGGGCACGTTGTGCTAAAGGACATGAGATTGATCCCGTTGGATTAAATTATAAAAAGAGCGATGCTTTTTATGCTATGGCGAGAGGGAAAAGCCATCAATCCTTTGTATTGCTCGATTCCACGGGTCGAACCTATGCGTTGGATCCCATGAAACTACCCCATGCTCGTCATCAGGGTGAGCCGGTGATGGGAAAATTAACTCCGCCCCAGGGCGCTGTAGTTAAAGCACTCATGATGGCGGAACCGGAACAGAGTTATTTGATGGCTTCAGATGCGGGGTATGGTTTTATCTGTACCTTTGCAGACATGGTTGCAAAAAATCGGGGGGGTAAGATACTCATGACCTTGCCAGAAGGTGCCCAGATATTGCCTCCATTACTTATCACTCATGCGAATCACTACCTGCTGAGTATTACGGCGTTAGGACGGATGCTAATATTTTCTATGGCAGATTTACCGACTTTATCGAAAGGAAAAGGCAATAAAATCATATCTATTCTTTCGGCAGATTGGCAAGCAGGTCTCGATCGAGTGATTCATTTGTTTATGTTACCGCCAAACCAGTCAGTGACTCTATATTCAGGGAAACGCAAGTTACACTTGACACACCAACATTTACAAAAATTTTGCTCTCAAAGAGGCAAAAGAGGCACATTGCTGCCACGTGGCTTTCAGCGAATCGATAAAATAGATATGATTTAA
- the hldE gene encoding bifunctional D-glycero-beta-D-manno-heptose-7-phosphate kinase/D-glycero-beta-D-manno-heptose 1-phosphate adenylyltransferase HldE → MKLTLSDIQQAKILVVGDVMLDRYWYGPVERISPEAPVSIVKVDQIRETPGGAANVAMNIAALGAKVHLIGLIGKDEGGKILTQKLSEAQVDCDFVSSNTYSTLIKLRVLSRHQQLIRLDFEKNAHTSDAQKIQVRIDSLLPHMTVVVFSDYAKGTLNKIQEMIQLAKKAEIPLLIDPKGNNFKRYSGATVLTPNLSEFEAVVGHCKNEQELVDKGSQLIKDLDLSALLITRSEKGMTLLQKAKPPLHLSAQAQEVFDVTGAGDTVIAVLATALASGHSLEESSFFANAAAGVVVGKLGTSTVSFSELQNASDGSKRADLGIMNEQQLKNAVQQSRSRGEKLVMTNGCFDILHAGHITYLSEAKKYGDRLIVAVNTDDSVRELKGQMRPINSLDQRMAVLSALKYVDWVVPFSEKTPERLISEILPDVLIKGGDYQPHQIAGSKAVLAAGGQIKISPYQNGLSSSKIIKKIKNDSL, encoded by the coding sequence ATGAAATTAACCTTATCTGATATTCAGCAGGCTAAAATATTAGTAGTAGGAGATGTGATGCTCGATCGCTATTGGTACGGGCCTGTTGAGAGAATTTCACCTGAAGCCCCTGTTTCGATTGTAAAAGTGGATCAAATTCGAGAAACCCCAGGGGGCGCAGCGAACGTGGCTATGAACATCGCAGCGCTGGGTGCAAAGGTGCATTTAATCGGCTTGATTGGTAAAGACGAAGGTGGAAAAATCCTGACTCAAAAATTATCTGAAGCTCAGGTTGATTGTGATTTTGTGTCATCAAATACCTATTCTACTCTGATTAAATTGAGAGTCCTGTCTCGTCATCAACAGCTCATTCGACTCGATTTTGAAAAAAATGCTCATACATCAGATGCCCAAAAAATCCAAGTTCGGATTGATTCTTTATTGCCTCATATGACTGTTGTAGTGTTTTCTGATTATGCGAAAGGCACTTTAAACAAGATTCAAGAAATGATTCAACTGGCAAAAAAAGCTGAAATCCCGCTCCTAATTGATCCTAAAGGAAACAACTTCAAACGTTACAGCGGTGCCACCGTTTTAACACCCAATTTATCAGAATTTGAAGCTGTTGTCGGGCATTGTAAAAACGAGCAAGAGCTCGTGGATAAAGGATCTCAGCTGATAAAAGACTTAGATCTTTCTGCTTTGCTGATAACACGTTCTGAGAAAGGTATGACCTTATTACAAAAAGCCAAGCCCCCTTTGCATCTTTCTGCTCAGGCTCAGGAAGTGTTTGATGTCACAGGAGCAGGAGATACGGTGATAGCTGTGCTAGCAACCGCATTGGCCTCTGGTCATTCTCTTGAAGAATCCTCTTTTTTTGCAAATGCAGCAGCAGGAGTAGTGGTAGGTAAATTAGGAACTTCGACTGTTTCTTTTAGCGAGTTACAAAATGCATCGGATGGCAGTAAAAGAGCAGATCTCGGTATCATGAACGAACAACAATTAAAAAATGCGGTGCAACAATCTCGTTCTCGTGGTGAAAAATTGGTCATGACAAACGGATGCTTCGACATTCTACACGCTGGGCATATTACTTATCTGTCAGAAGCAAAAAAATATGGAGATCGTCTCATTGTCGCTGTCAATACAGATGATTCTGTTCGAGAACTCAAAGGTCAAATGCGTCCCATTAATTCATTGGATCAAAGAATGGCGGTACTCAGCGCATTAAAATATGTTGATTGGGTAGTTCCATTTTCAGAAAAAACCCCAGAGCGTCTTATCTCAGAAATTTTACCGGATGTATTGATAAAAGGGGGGGACTATCAGCCACATCAAATTGCCGGAAGCAAAGCAGTGTTAGCGGCAGGTGGACAGATCAAAATATCCCCCTATCAAAATGGACTTTCAAGCAGCAAAATCATTAAAAAAATCAAAAATGACTCTTTGTGA